One genomic region from Anopheles bellator chromosome 2, idAnoBellAS_SP24_06.2, whole genome shotgun sequence encodes:
- the LOC131212899 gene encoding cGMP-dependent protein kinase, isozyme 2 forms cD4/T1/T3A/T3B isoform X1 has protein sequence MQGDLIKIPKSSLSREIIKSAILDNDFMKNLEMTQIREIVDCMYPVQYAAGSLIIKEGDVGSIVYVMEEGRVEVSREGKYLSTLSGAKVLGELAILYHCQRTATITAATDCKLWAIERQCFQTIMMRTGLIRQAEYSDFLKSVPIFKNLPEDTLCKISDVLEECYYQKGDYIIRQGARGDTFFIISKGQVRVTIRQDTTQEEKFIRTLGKGDFFGEKALQGDDLRTANIICDSPEGVTCLVIDRDTFNQLISNLDEIRNRYNDESVSQRKKIYEEFREVKLSDLRVISTLGVGGFGRVELVQLAQDKSRSFALKQMKKAQIVETRQQQHIMSEKEIMSEANSDFIVKLYKTFKDRKYLYMLMESCLGGELWTILRDRGHFDDGTTRFYTACVVEAFDYLHSRNIIYRDLKPENLLLDVSGYVKLVDFGFAKKLQSGRKTWTFCGTPEYVAPEVILNRGHDISADYWSLGVLMFELLTGTPPFTGADPMRTYNIILKGIDAIEFPRNITRNASALIKKLCRDNPTERLGYQRGGISEIQKHKWFDGFYWEGLRNRSLPPPILPKVQSVVDTANFDDYPADPDGPPPDDLSGWDDDF, from the exons ATGCAGGGAGACCTCATCAAGATACCGAAATCATCGCT ATCCCGTGAAATAATCAAATCTGCCATCCTGGACAACGATTTCATGAAGAACCTGGAAATGACGCAAATCCGCGAGATCGTCGATTGTATGTATCCGGTGCAGTACGCCGCCGGCAGCCTGATCATCAAGGAGGGTGACGTGGGCAGCATCGTGTACGTGATGGAAG AGGGCCGCGTGGAGGTGTCGCGCGAAGGCAAATACCTCTCGACCCTGTCCGGTGCCAAGGTCCTGGGCGAGCTGGCCATCCTCTACCACTGCCAGCGGACCGCCACCATCACGGCCGCGACCGACTGCAAGCTGTGGGCCATCGAGCGGCAATGCTTCCAGACGATCATGATGCGCACCGGGCTGATCCGTCAGGCCGAGTACTCCGATTTCCTCAAGAG TGTGCCGATCTTCAAAAATCTCCCGGAGGACACGCTGTGCAAGATATCCGACGTGCTGGAGGAGTGCTACTACCAGAAAGGGGACTACATCATACGCCAGGGGGCCCGCGGGGACACGTTCTTCATCATCTCCAAGGGCCAGGTGCGCGTCACGATACGCCAGGACACGACGCAGGAGGAAAAGTTCATTCGCACGCTCGGCAAAGGCGACTTCTTCGGCGAAAAGGCTCTGCAAGG CGATGACCTGCGCACGGCGAACATCATTTGCGACTCACCGGAGGGCGTCACCTGCCTGGTGATCGATCGGGACACGTTCAATCAGCTGATCTCGAACCTGGACGAGATCCGGAACCGCTACAACGACGAGAGTGTCAGCCAGCGAAAGAA GATCTACGAGGAGTTCCGAGAGGTGAAGCTCTCGGACCTGCGTGTCATCTCGacgctcggtgtcggtgggttCGGCCGGGTGGAGCTGGTGCAGCTGGCCCAGGACAAGTCTCGATCGTTTGCGCTGAAGCAAATGAAGAAGGCACAGATCGTCGAgacccgccagcagcagcacatcaTGTCGGAGAAGGAGATCATGAGCGAGGCGAACAGTGACTTCATCGTGAAGCTGTACAAAACGTTCAAGGATCGCAAGTACCTGTACATGCTGATGGAGAGCTGCCTCGGGGGCGAACTGTGGACGATCCTGCGCGACCGCGGACACTTCGACGACGGCACCACGCGCTTCTACACCGCCTGCGTGGTCGAGGCGTTCGACTATCTGCACTCGCGCAACATCATCTACCGCGACCTGAAGCCCGAAAACCTGCTGCTCGACGTGTCCGGCTACGTCAAGCTGGTGGACTTCGGGTTCGCCAAGAAGCTGCAGTCCG GACGCAAAACCTGGACGTTCTGCGGTACACCGGAGTACGTGGCGCCGGAAGTTATTCTTAATCGAGGCCATGACATAAGTGCCGACTATTGGTCGCTGGGGGTGCTCATGTTCGAGCTGCTGACAG gtacaccaccgttcaccggaGCCGATCCGATGCGAACGTACAACATCATCCTGAAGGGCATCGATGCGATCGAGTTCCCGCGCAACATCACGCGCAACGCCAGCGCGCTGATCAAGAAGCTGTGTCGTGACAATCCGACCGAACGCCTCGGTTATCAGCGCGGCGGTATCAGTGAAATTCAAAAGCACAA GTGGTTCGATGGGTTCTACTGGGAAGGTCTGCGAAATCGGTCACTTCCCCCGCCGATCCTGCCGAAGGTCCAGAGCGTCGTCGATACGGCCAACTTTGACGATTACCCGGCCGACCCGGATGGTCCGCCGCCGGACGATCTGTCCGGCTGGGACGACGATTTCTAG
- the LOC131212899 gene encoding cGMP-dependent protein kinase, isozyme 2 forms cD5/T2 isoform X4 yields the protein MRIVHHPGRAVDASLSLEQRSAMGALYEANWDKVQSSMNALIESHHESSPNPAGVAVATSPGAIPTPATTYRSSTVAGSSEDDEGLPDEDEDRDTFQESSGSGVLKALNGYRPATIRRARRRQFPEWDELKEPSLTQLEQLEIGSSKYHTVRGRMFEGTHKSRPSLRGADGGALGRFHTDPYTDLATGRSAGSTLKRSNTVAAQIPQAQQRTLDRRELFLPKKAERIRQQRPAIDEYSDYQRQPVSRYPGGAVESASLRGVVDSLDSKLRSSKLCDNGARYRDRSSPADYRRGSDDSESNLSIGDRMTTYRSDNDLCSQIYREGSRNGSLASIPRATATLSRNKTIRGRPILEDIPADLLPRIEPQKPKKAGAKKVGFGKMLYNTISAGTKFPRTLLKSHFGGARDGDTSEYESIDTTGDGYHQDESPPPSSFMSSSSGASSTASSSPAKGSSTFKKLFGGNRATVTAAGSRSGSSSSSSSGTSSNHNTTGGHHYPHRTQHYSASSSDSAESFIIPTAGVHGVGVGLGGGRFPSLVPVHTYARKRRTGEPSPFRRRRIAGQGRVEVSREGKYLSTLSGAKVLGELAILYHCQRTATITAATDCKLWAIERQCFQTIMMRTGLIRQAEYSDFLKSVPIFKNLPEDTLCKISDVLEECYYQKGDYIIRQGARGDTFFIISKGQVRVTIRQDTTQEEKFIRTLGKGDFFGEKALQGDDLRTANIICDSPEGVTCLVIDRDTFNQLISNLDEIRNRYNDESVSQRKKIYEEFREVKLSDLRVISTLGVGGFGRVELVQLAQDKSRSFALKQMKKAQIVETRQQQHIMSEKEIMSEANSDFIVKLYKTFKDRKYLYMLMESCLGGELWTILRDRGHFDDGTTRFYTACVVEAFDYLHSRNIIYRDLKPENLLLDVSGYVKLVDFGFAKKLQSGRKTWTFCGTPEYVAPEVILNRGHDISADYWSLGVLMFELLTGTPPFTGADPMRTYNIILKGIDAIEFPRNITRNASALIKKLCRDNPTERLGYQRGGISEIQKHKWFDGFYWEGLRNRSLPPPILPKVQSVVDTANFDDYPADPDGPPPDDLSGWDDDF from the exons ATGCGGATCGTGCACCATCCGGGTCGGGCGGTGGACGCGAGTCTGTCGCTGGAGCAGCGCAGTGCCATGGGCGCCCTGTACGAGGCCAACTGGGACAAGGTGCAGTCGAGCATGAACGCCCTGATCGAGAGCCACCACGAGTCGAGCCCGAACCCGGCtggtgtggcggtggcgacgtcCCCTGGTGCAATACCTACCCCGGCGACCACCTACCGTTCCtcgacggtggccggttcctcggaagacgacgaaggactgccggacgaggacgaagatcGGGACACGTTCCAGGAGAGTTCCGGTAGCGGTGTGCTGAAGGCCCTCAATGGCTACCGGCCCGCCACGATCCGGCgagcccgtcgtcgtcagtttCCCGAGTGGGACGAGCTGAAGGAACCGTCGTTGACCCAGCTGGAGCAGCTCGAAATTGGCAGCAGCAAGTATCACACGGTCCGGGGTCGGATGTTTGAGGGCACGCACAAATCGAGACCCTCCTTGCGGGGAGCTGATGGAGGTGCGCTGGGAAGGTTCCACACGGATCCCTACACCGACCTAGCGACGGGTCGGAGCGCCGGTTCTACGCTGAAGCGATCGAACACGGTGGCCGCACAGATCCCGCAGGCCCAGCAGCGAACCCTCGACCGTCGGGAATTGTTCCTGCCGAAGAAGGCGGAACGcatccggcagcagcggccggcgATCGACGAGTACTCGGACTACCAGCGTCAGCCGGTCAGCCGGTACCCGGGAGGTGCCGTGGAATCGGCCAGCCTCCGCGGCGTTGTAGATAGTCTCGACTCTAAGCTAAGATCCAGCAAGCTCTGTGATAATGGCGCTCGATACCGCGATCGGTCCAGTCCGGCCGACTATCGGCGCGGAAGTGACGACAGCGAGAGCAACCTCTCGATCGGTGACCGCATGACGACGTACCGCTCGGACAACGATCTCTGCTCGCAGATCTACCGCGAGGGCAGCCGAAACGGGTCGCTGGCCAGTATCCCGCGGGCTACGGCCACCCTGTCGCGCAACAAGACTATCCGGGGGCGCCCGATCCTGGAGGACATCCCGGCCGATCTGCTGCCCCGGATCGAACCACAGAAGCCCAAGAAGGCGGGCGCCAAGAAGGTCGGCTTTGGGAAGATGCTCTACAACACCATTTCCGCCGGGACCAAGTTTCCGCGGACGCTCCTGAAGTCCCACTTTGGTGGGGCACGTGACGGTGACACTTCGGAATACGAGAGTATCGATACTACGGGCGACGGTTACCATCAGGACgagtcgccgccaccgtcatcgttcatgtcgtcctcgtccgggGCGTCCTCTACGGCATCCTCGTCACCCGCGAAGGGTTCGTCCACGTTCAAGAAGCTATTCGGTGGCAACCGTgccacggtgacggcggccggAAGTAGAAGtggcagcagtagtagcagcagcagcggcaccagtAGCAACCACAACACCACCGGTGGACATCACTATCCACACCGCACGCAACACTACAGTGCGTCCAGCTCGGATTCGGCCGAATCGTTCATCATTCCGACTGCCGGAGTGCACGGTGTCGGGGTCGGACTTGGTGGTGGTCGCTTCCCGTCGCTGGTCCCAGTGCATACCTACGCCCGGAAGCGGCGCACCG GGGAGCCGT CTCCGTTCAGGAGGAGGAGGATTGCTGGCC AGGGCCGCGTGGAGGTGTCGCGCGAAGGCAAATACCTCTCGACCCTGTCCGGTGCCAAGGTCCTGGGCGAGCTGGCCATCCTCTACCACTGCCAGCGGACCGCCACCATCACGGCCGCGACCGACTGCAAGCTGTGGGCCATCGAGCGGCAATGCTTCCAGACGATCATGATGCGCACCGGGCTGATCCGTCAGGCCGAGTACTCCGATTTCCTCAAGAG TGTGCCGATCTTCAAAAATCTCCCGGAGGACACGCTGTGCAAGATATCCGACGTGCTGGAGGAGTGCTACTACCAGAAAGGGGACTACATCATACGCCAGGGGGCCCGCGGGGACACGTTCTTCATCATCTCCAAGGGCCAGGTGCGCGTCACGATACGCCAGGACACGACGCAGGAGGAAAAGTTCATTCGCACGCTCGGCAAAGGCGACTTCTTCGGCGAAAAGGCTCTGCAAGG CGATGACCTGCGCACGGCGAACATCATTTGCGACTCACCGGAGGGCGTCACCTGCCTGGTGATCGATCGGGACACGTTCAATCAGCTGATCTCGAACCTGGACGAGATCCGGAACCGCTACAACGACGAGAGTGTCAGCCAGCGAAAGAA GATCTACGAGGAGTTCCGAGAGGTGAAGCTCTCGGACCTGCGTGTCATCTCGacgctcggtgtcggtgggttCGGCCGGGTGGAGCTGGTGCAGCTGGCCCAGGACAAGTCTCGATCGTTTGCGCTGAAGCAAATGAAGAAGGCACAGATCGTCGAgacccgccagcagcagcacatcaTGTCGGAGAAGGAGATCATGAGCGAGGCGAACAGTGACTTCATCGTGAAGCTGTACAAAACGTTCAAGGATCGCAAGTACCTGTACATGCTGATGGAGAGCTGCCTCGGGGGCGAACTGTGGACGATCCTGCGCGACCGCGGACACTTCGACGACGGCACCACGCGCTTCTACACCGCCTGCGTGGTCGAGGCGTTCGACTATCTGCACTCGCGCAACATCATCTACCGCGACCTGAAGCCCGAAAACCTGCTGCTCGACGTGTCCGGCTACGTCAAGCTGGTGGACTTCGGGTTCGCCAAGAAGCTGCAGTCCG GACGCAAAACCTGGACGTTCTGCGGTACACCGGAGTACGTGGCGCCGGAAGTTATTCTTAATCGAGGCCATGACATAAGTGCCGACTATTGGTCGCTGGGGGTGCTCATGTTCGAGCTGCTGACAG gtacaccaccgttcaccggaGCCGATCCGATGCGAACGTACAACATCATCCTGAAGGGCATCGATGCGATCGAGTTCCCGCGCAACATCACGCGCAACGCCAGCGCGCTGATCAAGAAGCTGTGTCGTGACAATCCGACCGAACGCCTCGGTTATCAGCGCGGCGGTATCAGTGAAATTCAAAAGCACAA GTGGTTCGATGGGTTCTACTGGGAAGGTCTGCGAAATCGGTCACTTCCCCCGCCGATCCTGCCGAAGGTCCAGAGCGTCGTCGATACGGCCAACTTTGACGATTACCCGGCCGACCCGGATGGTCCGCCGCCGGACGATCTGTCCGGCTGGGACGACGATTTCTAG
- the LOC131212899 gene encoding cGMP-dependent protein kinase, isozyme 2 forms cD5/T2 isoform X2 has product MRIVHHPGRAVDASLSLEQRSAMGALYEANWDKVQSSMNALIESHHESSPNPAGVAVATSPGAIPTPATTYRSSTVAGSSEDDEGLPDEDEDRDTFQESSGSGVLKALNGYRPATIRRARRRQFPEWDELKEPSLTQLEQLEIGSSKYHTVRGRMFEGTHKSRPSLRGADGGALGRFHTDPYTDLATGRSAGSTLKRSNTVAAQIPQAQQRTLDRRELFLPKKAERIRQQRPAIDEYSDYQRQPVSRYPGGAVESASLRGVVDSLDSKLRSSKLCDNGARYRDRSSPADYRRGSDDSESNLSIGDRMTTYRSDNDLCSQIYREGSRNGSLASIPRATATLSRNKTIRGRPILEDIPADLLPRIEPQKPKKAGAKKVGFGKMLYNTISAGTKFPRTLLKSHFGGARDGDTSEYESIDTTGDGYHQDESPPPSSFMSSSSGASSTASSSPAKGSSTFKKLFGGNRATVTAAGSRSGSSSSSSSGTSSNHNTTGGHHYPHRTQHYSASSSDSAESFIIPTAGVHGVGVGLGGGRFPSLVPVHTYARKRRTGNLIAAEPIYGNVEEIYATPDEGRVEVSREGKYLSTLSGAKVLGELAILYHCQRTATITAATDCKLWAIERQCFQTIMMRTGLIRQAEYSDFLKSVPIFKNLPEDTLCKISDVLEECYYQKGDYIIRQGARGDTFFIISKGQVRVTIRQDTTQEEKFIRTLGKGDFFGEKALQGDDLRTANIICDSPEGVTCLVIDRDTFNQLISNLDEIRNRYNDESVSQRKKIYEEFREVKLSDLRVISTLGVGGFGRVELVQLAQDKSRSFALKQMKKAQIVETRQQQHIMSEKEIMSEANSDFIVKLYKTFKDRKYLYMLMESCLGGELWTILRDRGHFDDGTTRFYTACVVEAFDYLHSRNIIYRDLKPENLLLDVSGYVKLVDFGFAKKLQSGRKTWTFCGTPEYVAPEVILNRGHDISADYWSLGVLMFELLTGTPPFTGADPMRTYNIILKGIDAIEFPRNITRNASALIKKLCRDNPTERLGYQRGGISEIQKHKWFDGFYWEGLRNRSLPPPILPKVQSVVDTANFDDYPADPDGPPPDDLSGWDDDF; this is encoded by the exons ATGCGGATCGTGCACCATCCGGGTCGGGCGGTGGACGCGAGTCTGTCGCTGGAGCAGCGCAGTGCCATGGGCGCCCTGTACGAGGCCAACTGGGACAAGGTGCAGTCGAGCATGAACGCCCTGATCGAGAGCCACCACGAGTCGAGCCCGAACCCGGCtggtgtggcggtggcgacgtcCCCTGGTGCAATACCTACCCCGGCGACCACCTACCGTTCCtcgacggtggccggttcctcggaagacgacgaaggactgccggacgaggacgaagatcGGGACACGTTCCAGGAGAGTTCCGGTAGCGGTGTGCTGAAGGCCCTCAATGGCTACCGGCCCGCCACGATCCGGCgagcccgtcgtcgtcagtttCCCGAGTGGGACGAGCTGAAGGAACCGTCGTTGACCCAGCTGGAGCAGCTCGAAATTGGCAGCAGCAAGTATCACACGGTCCGGGGTCGGATGTTTGAGGGCACGCACAAATCGAGACCCTCCTTGCGGGGAGCTGATGGAGGTGCGCTGGGAAGGTTCCACACGGATCCCTACACCGACCTAGCGACGGGTCGGAGCGCCGGTTCTACGCTGAAGCGATCGAACACGGTGGCCGCACAGATCCCGCAGGCCCAGCAGCGAACCCTCGACCGTCGGGAATTGTTCCTGCCGAAGAAGGCGGAACGcatccggcagcagcggccggcgATCGACGAGTACTCGGACTACCAGCGTCAGCCGGTCAGCCGGTACCCGGGAGGTGCCGTGGAATCGGCCAGCCTCCGCGGCGTTGTAGATAGTCTCGACTCTAAGCTAAGATCCAGCAAGCTCTGTGATAATGGCGCTCGATACCGCGATCGGTCCAGTCCGGCCGACTATCGGCGCGGAAGTGACGACAGCGAGAGCAACCTCTCGATCGGTGACCGCATGACGACGTACCGCTCGGACAACGATCTCTGCTCGCAGATCTACCGCGAGGGCAGCCGAAACGGGTCGCTGGCCAGTATCCCGCGGGCTACGGCCACCCTGTCGCGCAACAAGACTATCCGGGGGCGCCCGATCCTGGAGGACATCCCGGCCGATCTGCTGCCCCGGATCGAACCACAGAAGCCCAAGAAGGCGGGCGCCAAGAAGGTCGGCTTTGGGAAGATGCTCTACAACACCATTTCCGCCGGGACCAAGTTTCCGCGGACGCTCCTGAAGTCCCACTTTGGTGGGGCACGTGACGGTGACACTTCGGAATACGAGAGTATCGATACTACGGGCGACGGTTACCATCAGGACgagtcgccgccaccgtcatcgttcatgtcgtcctcgtccgggGCGTCCTCTACGGCATCCTCGTCACCCGCGAAGGGTTCGTCCACGTTCAAGAAGCTATTCGGTGGCAACCGTgccacggtgacggcggccggAAGTAGAAGtggcagcagtagtagcagcagcagcggcaccagtAGCAACCACAACACCACCGGTGGACATCACTATCCACACCGCACGCAACACTACAGTGCGTCCAGCTCGGATTCGGCCGAATCGTTCATCATTCCGACTGCCGGAGTGCACGGTGTCGGGGTCGGACTTGGTGGTGGTCGCTTCCCGTCGCTGGTCCCAGTGCATACCTACGCCCGGAAGCGGCGCACCGGCAACCTGATAGCGGCCGAGCCGATCTACGGCAACGTGGAGGAGATCTACGCCACACCGGACG AGGGCCGCGTGGAGGTGTCGCGCGAAGGCAAATACCTCTCGACCCTGTCCGGTGCCAAGGTCCTGGGCGAGCTGGCCATCCTCTACCACTGCCAGCGGACCGCCACCATCACGGCCGCGACCGACTGCAAGCTGTGGGCCATCGAGCGGCAATGCTTCCAGACGATCATGATGCGCACCGGGCTGATCCGTCAGGCCGAGTACTCCGATTTCCTCAAGAG TGTGCCGATCTTCAAAAATCTCCCGGAGGACACGCTGTGCAAGATATCCGACGTGCTGGAGGAGTGCTACTACCAGAAAGGGGACTACATCATACGCCAGGGGGCCCGCGGGGACACGTTCTTCATCATCTCCAAGGGCCAGGTGCGCGTCACGATACGCCAGGACACGACGCAGGAGGAAAAGTTCATTCGCACGCTCGGCAAAGGCGACTTCTTCGGCGAAAAGGCTCTGCAAGG CGATGACCTGCGCACGGCGAACATCATTTGCGACTCACCGGAGGGCGTCACCTGCCTGGTGATCGATCGGGACACGTTCAATCAGCTGATCTCGAACCTGGACGAGATCCGGAACCGCTACAACGACGAGAGTGTCAGCCAGCGAAAGAA GATCTACGAGGAGTTCCGAGAGGTGAAGCTCTCGGACCTGCGTGTCATCTCGacgctcggtgtcggtgggttCGGCCGGGTGGAGCTGGTGCAGCTGGCCCAGGACAAGTCTCGATCGTTTGCGCTGAAGCAAATGAAGAAGGCACAGATCGTCGAgacccgccagcagcagcacatcaTGTCGGAGAAGGAGATCATGAGCGAGGCGAACAGTGACTTCATCGTGAAGCTGTACAAAACGTTCAAGGATCGCAAGTACCTGTACATGCTGATGGAGAGCTGCCTCGGGGGCGAACTGTGGACGATCCTGCGCGACCGCGGACACTTCGACGACGGCACCACGCGCTTCTACACCGCCTGCGTGGTCGAGGCGTTCGACTATCTGCACTCGCGCAACATCATCTACCGCGACCTGAAGCCCGAAAACCTGCTGCTCGACGTGTCCGGCTACGTCAAGCTGGTGGACTTCGGGTTCGCCAAGAAGCTGCAGTCCG GACGCAAAACCTGGACGTTCTGCGGTACACCGGAGTACGTGGCGCCGGAAGTTATTCTTAATCGAGGCCATGACATAAGTGCCGACTATTGGTCGCTGGGGGTGCTCATGTTCGAGCTGCTGACAG gtacaccaccgttcaccggaGCCGATCCGATGCGAACGTACAACATCATCCTGAAGGGCATCGATGCGATCGAGTTCCCGCGCAACATCACGCGCAACGCCAGCGCGCTGATCAAGAAGCTGTGTCGTGACAATCCGACCGAACGCCTCGGTTATCAGCGCGGCGGTATCAGTGAAATTCAAAAGCACAA GTGGTTCGATGGGTTCTACTGGGAAGGTCTGCGAAATCGGTCACTTCCCCCGCCGATCCTGCCGAAGGTCCAGAGCGTCGTCGATACGGCCAACTTTGACGATTACCCGGCCGACCCGGATGGTCCGCCGCCGGACGATCTGTCCGGCTGGGACGACGATTTCTAG